The following proteins come from a genomic window of Paucimonas lemoignei:
- a CDS encoding TPR repeat-containing protein: MSVRAALLLCVMTLLAGCVTSGNIDPMSTSKGRADALQAYVQLGVGYLQQGQTERAKVPLKKALEIDASDADANAALALVFQVELETELADKHFQKALAARKGDARILNNYGSFLYEQKRYKEAYARFEEAAADSLYPERSRVFESLGMTAARLGDREAAENHFTKALRLDRQLPRSLLEMAELSYEDRHYVPSRDYYDRFSQLSEQNARSLLLGTRLAKVYDDRNKAASYGLQLKRLYPGTPEYQQYLSEQ, encoded by the coding sequence ATGTCTGTGCGTGCCGCGCTGCTGCTATGTGTCATGACCTTGCTGGCGGGCTGCGTCACGTCGGGCAACATCGATCCAATGAGCACCAGCAAAGGCCGCGCCGATGCGCTCCAGGCTTACGTTCAATTGGGTGTTGGTTATTTGCAGCAAGGGCAGACCGAGCGCGCCAAGGTGCCGTTGAAAAAAGCCCTGGAAATTGATGCCTCCGATGCCGATGCCAACGCGGCCCTCGCCCTGGTTTTTCAGGTCGAGCTTGAGACCGAGCTGGCCGACAAGCATTTTCAGAAAGCCTTGGCCGCCCGCAAGGGTGATGCCCGTATCCTGAACAATTACGGCAGTTTTCTGTACGAACAAAAGCGTTACAAGGAAGCTTACGCACGGTTTGAAGAAGCCGCCGCTGACAGCCTCTACCCTGAGCGGTCCCGTGTATTTGAAAGCCTGGGTATGACAGCGGCGAGACTGGGCGACCGTGAGGCGGCGGAAAATCACTTCACCAAAGCCTTGCGCCTGGATCGCCAGTTGCCACGATCATTGCTGGAAATGGCTGAGTTGTCTTACGAAGACAGGCATTATGTGCCCTCGCGCGACTATTACGACCGTTTTAGCCAACTCAGCGAGCAAAATGCACGTAGTCTATTGCTCGGTACGCGATTGGCAAAAGTCTACGATGATCGCAACAAGGCAGCCAGTTATGGTCTGCAACTCAAAAGACTCTATCCCGGTACGCCGGAATATCAGCAATACCTGTCGGAGCAATGA
- the rodZ gene encoding Cro/CI family transcriptional regulator yields the protein MKAVHPEVVAATRVNPGDTLRQARENKNWSLPDVAQRLNLTVTSLTNVEAGHFEKLPGHTFARGYVRAYAKLLELDQAALVTQFDQFTGTDGQGSSVHALGRIEEPVRLSHNILRIVSLLLLVVLVGGGFFWWQDQTSQRGKEPSGLSLEHVEVESADGTTQIHPLDEPEDQAVAAGQTPGSAPLPLNPTNSTGEATSVAPAPAPTTSSAPAAVTHGSAASPSTPAPATPSVPATAPATTEAVQPVVVAGAGQLKIAFTADCWTQVTDAGGKVLYSGLKRKGDSLDLSGKPPLSVRLGAAAGAQVSYNGQSVDVAPFTSGATARLKLGQ from the coding sequence ATGAAAGCGGTGCATCCCGAAGTTGTAGCAGCCACTCGCGTTAACCCTGGGGATACCCTGCGCCAGGCACGTGAGAACAAAAACTGGTCGCTGCCAGATGTCGCTCAGAGGCTCAACCTGACCGTGACATCGTTGACTAACGTCGAGGCTGGCCACTTTGAAAAGCTGCCAGGGCACACGTTTGCCCGTGGCTATGTGCGTGCCTACGCCAAGTTGCTCGAGCTTGATCAGGCAGCACTCGTCACGCAGTTCGATCAATTCACCGGTACCGATGGTCAGGGCAGCTCGGTTCATGCCCTTGGCCGTATTGAAGAGCCTGTGCGCCTTTCACACAATATTTTGCGTATCGTCAGCCTTTTGCTGCTGGTCGTGCTGGTCGGTGGTGGCTTCTTCTGGTGGCAGGATCAAACCTCCCAGCGCGGCAAGGAGCCTTCCGGGCTGAGCCTTGAGCATGTGGAAGTCGAAAGTGCCGACGGTACGACCCAGATCCATCCGCTGGACGAACCTGAAGATCAAGCTGTTGCAGCCGGCCAAACTCCGGGCTCGGCTCCGTTGCCGTTGAATCCGACCAACTCCACGGGTGAAGCGACGTCTGTTGCACCTGCGCCAGCGCCTACCACGTCTTCTGCGCCTGCAGCCGTTACGCATGGCTCCGCGGCCAGCCCGTCGACGCCAGCGCCAGCAACCCCGTCCGTTCCCGCAACCGCCCCGGCGACCACTGAAGCCGTTCAGCCGGTAGTCGTGGCCGGTGCCGGTCAGTTGAAGATCGCCTTCACGGCCGACTGCTGGACCCAGGTCACCGATGCGGGTGGCAAAGTGCTCTATAGCGGGCTCAAACGCAAAGGCGACAGCCTGGACCTCAGCGGCAAGCCGCCTTTGAGCGTGCGGCTTGGTGCAGCGGCGGGCGCTCAGGTCAGCTACAACGGCCAAAGTGTCGATGTGGCTCCGTTCACTTCGGGCGCAACTGCCCGCCTGAAACTGGGGCAATAA
- the fdx_2 gene encoding ferredoxin, 2Fe-2S type: MPLLTFLPHAVLCPQGLAVEVEPGTSILEIAHEHHIDIESACGGVCACTTCHCIIRKGLDSLNEADELEEDMLDKAWGLEVQSRLSCQAIVGNEDLTVEIPKYSLNHAAEAPH, encoded by the coding sequence ATGCCGCTGCTTACTTTTCTGCCCCATGCAGTGCTTTGTCCGCAAGGGCTGGCTGTGGAGGTGGAACCTGGCACCTCTATCCTCGAAATCGCGCATGAGCACCACATCGACATCGAAAGTGCCTGTGGCGGTGTCTGTGCGTGCACGACGTGCCACTGCATTATCCGCAAAGGGCTTGATTCGCTGAACGAAGCGGACGAGCTGGAAGAAGACATGCTCGACAAGGCCTGGGGGCTGGAAGTCCAGTCGCGCCTGTCATGTCAGGCAATCGTCGGAAATGAAGACCTCACGGTTGAAATTCCCAAGTATTCGCTTAACCATGCGGCCGAAGCGCCACACTGA
- the iscX gene encoding FeS assembly protein IscX — MSLKWVDVQEIAIQLAEAHPDLDPLTVNFVKLRNLVMALPEFDDVPDRGGEKVLEAIQGLWIEEAD, encoded by the coding sequence ATGAGCCTTAAATGGGTTGATGTGCAGGAAATCGCTATTCAGCTGGCCGAAGCGCACCCGGATCTCGATCCGCTCACCGTGAATTTCGTCAAGCTGCGCAATCTGGTGATGGCTCTGCCCGAGTTTGACGATGTGCCGGATCGTGGCGGTGAAAAGGTCCTGGAGGCCATTCAGGGCTTGTGGATCGAAGAAGCAGACTAA
- the rlmN gene encoding 2-vinyl bacteriochlorophyllide hydratase — protein MIASTGKTNLLGLTQPEMEKFFDSIGEKRFRAGQVMKWIHHFGVDDFDAMTNVSKALREKLKSCAEVRGPEVVSEDISTDGTRKWVVRVASGSCVETVYIPQGKRGTLCVSSQAGCALDCSFCSTGKQGFNSNLTAAEVIGQVWIANKSFGSVPATVDRAITNVVMMGMGEPLLNFDNVIAAMHLMMDDLGYGISKRRVTLSTSGVVPMIDELAKHIDVSLALSLHAPNDALRNQLVPINKKYPLKMLLESCRRYMATLGEKRVLTVEYTMLKDINDKVEHAVEMIELLKDTPCKINLIPFNPFPHSGYERPSNNAIRRFQDQLHQAGYNVTVRTTRGEDIDAACGQLVGQVMDRTRRSERYIAVRELSAEASVAQNAATRT, from the coding sequence ATGATTGCATCGACTGGCAAAACAAACCTGTTGGGTCTGACTCAACCGGAAATGGAAAAATTCTTCGACTCTATCGGGGAGAAGCGCTTCCGCGCCGGTCAGGTCATGAAGTGGATTCACCACTTTGGCGTCGACGATTTCGACGCCATGACGAACGTCAGCAAGGCCTTGCGCGAAAAGCTCAAGTCCTGTGCTGAGGTCCGTGGTCCCGAAGTGGTCAGCGAGGACATTTCCACCGATGGCACCCGTAAGTGGGTGGTGCGCGTGGCGTCCGGTAGCTGCGTCGAGACCGTCTATATCCCCCAGGGCAAGCGTGGCACCTTGTGTGTTTCGTCCCAGGCGGGCTGTGCCCTGGACTGCAGTTTCTGCTCCACGGGCAAGCAAGGCTTCAACAGCAACCTCACCGCCGCCGAAGTGATCGGTCAGGTGTGGATTGCCAATAAATCCTTTGGCAGCGTCCCGGCAACCGTCGACCGTGCCATCACCAACGTGGTGATGATGGGCATGGGTGAGCCGCTGCTGAATTTCGATAATGTCATTGCCGCCATGCATCTGATGATGGATGACCTGGGGTATGGCATTTCCAAGCGCCGGGTGACGCTGTCCACCTCCGGCGTGGTGCCGATGATCGATGAGCTGGCCAAGCACATCGACGTTTCCCTGGCCCTGTCGCTGCACGCGCCGAACGATGCGCTGCGCAACCAGTTGGTGCCGATCAACAAGAAGTACCCGTTGAAGATGCTGCTTGAGTCCTGCCGTCGCTACATGGCGACTTTGGGTGAAAAGCGTGTGCTGACCGTCGAGTACACCATGCTCAAGGACATCAACGACAAGGTCGAGCACGCTGTCGAGATGATCGAACTGCTCAAAGACACGCCTTGCAAGATCAACCTGATCCCGTTCAACCCGTTCCCGCACTCCGGTTACGAGCGCCCAAGCAATAATGCGATCCGTCGTTTCCAGGATCAGCTGCATCAAGCGGGCTACAACGTGACTGTGCGCACCACCCGTGGCGAAGACATCGATGCGGCCTGTGGCCAATTGGTGGGGCAGGTCATGGACCGCACCCGTCGCAGCGAACGTTACATTGCTGTGCGTGAGTTGAGTGCCGAGGCCAGCGTGGCTCAAAACGCTGCGACTCGAACCTGA
- the ndk gene encoding nucleoside diphosphate kinase, with the protein MAVQRTFSIIKPDAVAKNVIGEITTRFEKAGLRVVASKLKQLSKAEAEGFYAEHSARGFFGDLVAFMISGPVVVQVLEGENAIALNRELMGATNPKEAAAGTIRADFADSIDANAVHGSDSEAAAAREISYFFAATEVTAR; encoded by the coding sequence ATGGCTGTTCAACGTACTTTCTCCATCATCAAGCCTGACGCCGTTGCTAAAAACGTAATCGGCGAGATCACCACTCGTTTTGAAAAAGCCGGTCTGCGCGTTGTAGCCTCCAAGCTCAAGCAGCTGTCCAAGGCTGAAGCTGAAGGTTTCTACGCTGAGCACAGCGCTCGTGGTTTCTTCGGCGACCTGGTTGCTTTCATGATCTCCGGTCCGGTTGTTGTTCAGGTTCTGGAAGGCGAAAACGCTATCGCTCTGAACCGTGAGCTGATGGGCGCTACCAACCCTAAAGAAGCTGCTGCCGGCACTATCCGTGCTGACTTCGCTGATTCCATCGACGCCAACGCTGTTCACGGCTCCGATTCCGAAGCAGCCGCTGCTCGCGAAATCTCGTACTTCTTCGCAGCTACAGAGGTAACCGCTCGCTAA